ACCCGCGTCACGACGACACGGTGACCTTCTTCGAGGTGCTCACGGCGTTGGCGATCCTGCACTTCGTCGACGTCCCGGTGAACGTCGCCGTGTTGGAGGTCGGCATGGGCGGGACCTGGGACGCCACGAACGTGGTGGATGCCGCTGTAGCCGTGATCGGCCGGATCAGCCTGGATCATCCGGAGCTCGGCCCGACCGTGGCGGACAAGGCTGCGGAGAAGGCCGGGATCATCAAGCCCGGGTCCTTCGCGGTCTGCGCGGCCCAAGAGCCGTCGGCGTTGTCGGTCATCCGCGACCGTGCCGACGCCATGGACGCCGTCCTGAAGATCGAGGGCGTCGACTTCGAGCTGCTCGGACGCGCGGCCGCCGTCGGCGGCCAGCAGGTGGACCTGCAAGGGGTCGGGTCGACGCACAACGAGGTGTTCCTCCCACTCTACGGACGCCACCAGGCCGTGAACGCGGCCCTTGCCCTGGCGGCCTTTGAGGCGTACCACCGCTTCGAGGTCGAGCTCGACCCCGAGTTGGTGCGGGAGGGCTTCGCGGGCGCGCAGGTGCCGGGCCGCTTGGAGGCCATCCCCCGGGAGGGCCAGTCCCTGATCGTCCTGGACGGGGCTCACAACCCGGCTGGGATCGCGAGCCTCGCCGCGGCACTGACCCAGGACTTCGCGTTCGAGCGGCGGGTCGCCGTGCTCGGGATCCTGGAGGACAAGGACGTCGAGGAGATGGTCCAGGCGCTGGCCCCTGCGGTGGACCACGTCGTGGCCGTGGCCCCCGACAACGTCAGGGCAGGCGACCCGTCGCGGATCACGGCCGTCTGTGACCAACTCGGCCTCAGCTGCGAGGAGGCCGACGACGTCGACCACGCCTTGGACCTGGCTGACGGTGTCACCCGCCCCTCCGACGGGGTCGTCGTGACCGGATCCCTCTTCCTGGTGGGGGAGGCGCGGGAGCTGCTGGGCCTCGACCCGGCGTAGACCCGTCAGGGTCCTGGCGACGGCCTGCGAGCCAAGACGAGCTCCTAGATCCCGGCCTCGTCGGCGTAGGCGGCCGCATCCCGGGCCATCGCGGGGACGTACTCCTCGAACATGCGCACACTCTCGGCCTGCTCGCCGTAGGCGCCCGCCAAATTCCGCTGGTACACGCCCTCGATGATGGCGGCCAGTCGCCACACCCCGAACGACAGGTAGTAGGGCACCAGGTGGTCGGGCATCTCCTGGCCGCCGGCGGCGTGATAGGCGCGGCGGAAGTCCCCACGGTTGCCGAAGCCCTCCACGGTGGTCGGCCGGCCGATGATCTCGGCGGCGGCGTCCTCCGCCTCGGTCCAGTACGACATCGTGATGGCGACATCGGCCAGGGGGTCGCCGAGGGTCCACAGCTCCCAGTCCAGCACGGCCGCGACGGAGCCGTCGTCAGCGAGCATGACGTTGTCCAACCGATAGTCGCCGTGGACGATGCCGACGGCGCGCT
The sequence above is a segment of the Euzebya tangerina genome. Coding sequences within it:
- a CDS encoding bifunctional folylpolyglutamate synthase/dihydrofolate synthase is translated as MSSSSSFDAAIAAIFQRQPGRMVPDLDRITDLAELLGNPQTTFDTITVTGTNGKTSIAAMLASLCTAAGLIPGSYSSPHLQSVTERIRVAGVPIAEEDLARHIAYLQPFLDVVDPRHDDTVTFFEVLTALAILHFVDVPVNVAVLEVGMGGTWDATNVVDAAVAVIGRISLDHPELGPTVADKAAEKAGIIKPGSFAVCAAQEPSALSVIRDRADAMDAVLKIEGVDFELLGRAAAVGGQQVDLQGVGSTHNEVFLPLYGRHQAVNAALALAAFEAYHRFEVELDPELVREGFAGAQVPGRLEAIPREGQSLIVLDGAHNPAGIASLAAALTQDFAFERRVAVLGILEDKDVEEMVQALAPAVDHVVAVAPDNVRAGDPSRITAVCDQLGLSCEEADDVDHALDLADGVTRPSDGVVVTGSLFLVGEARELLGLDPA